AAACGGCTACACATAAAAAAAAAAGTGTTCTCTGTTTGATCAATTCTTCTTGCTATTTTTTTTTAAACAGAGAGCAAGAAGAGTCCAAAGGTACACCACACGAGGCTGAGGCAAGCTCCTCTCGTCAGGCTGATGAAGAAGAAAATGATCTCTTCTGGAATGTGGATGACATCCCAGGTAGTTTAACTTCTGAGATTTTTTAACATCTCAAGCGAGCTGATTTCTAACCTTAGAGAGTGTTAACAATGTAGTTGACGCAAAGAATAGCTTGGACAACTCAGTTGGTGGAGATTCATATCCGAGTAAGTTTGTCAAGCCTCCAGCAAATCTAGTTGTTCTTGAAGGTGACTGCTTGGATACTAGTGGCGACGGAGGAGAATTGGAATCCTATCTGGTATATACCATCTTCTTCCATCCCTCTATAGTATTTGAAAATAAAAAGAGTTTGAACTCCGTTTTTTTAACTTTTATGTCTTGCAGTTAGCAACTACACATCTCTACCGAGACTTTATTCTATTAGACCCATGTGATGCTGTAGCGGTAAATGAATTTTTAGGTGGTAGCTATGCCAATGCCAGTAAAGGAAAGACCAGTTCTCACAGAGGCAGCTCAGGTCGTAAAAGTTTTCACTCACCACTAGGACGTTCTGGAGGAAGTGCCCGTAGATCATCTTTGGGAAAGAGTCAGAGCACCAAAGGTCCTGATGCTCAGAACTGTGACCAAGGCTCTCATCCACTTCCTCCTGTCTTTGGAGATGATGATCATGGTTTTGACATGGATAATGATGACCATGGAGGAAATATGGATTTGTGTGATACAGATGCTGATGATGAAGATGATCCGTGGAAGCCGTTGAATCCTTATGAACAAGGGAAGTTGAAAGTGAAGCCTTTCAAAAAAGGTTGGGACATGGCTATTGTTTTCTTGATTGATATCCGAAGCTTATATCATTCCATCTCATGTTATACTTTTATATTTCTTGAGCAGTGAAAAGTTTGAGAAAGTTTGGAGGGAGCCTTACCAAGGACTATGTCACTTCCATGTTTCCTCTTGCTAAACCCAACGGTCCCATCAGTACAGAGCTCACCGGAGTTTGGGAGAAGCGCCGTCCTGCTAGTAAAGATCACAGACAACCACAAGACATTCCCTCTTACGAGAAGGTCTGTGTTTTCTCAATACATAATTATATAATATGTAATGCAGATAAAGAAACTGATAGTTTTGGTTTCAGCTTCGAGCATTGCTAGTTAATGGAGGAAACCTACCTACTGATGCTAACGGCAATCACAAGGATAACCATGATGAAGCTAATGATGGCGACTTCCATGATTATGGTGATGATCATGAACCTGCCTTCATGGATGAAGATGGTCCAGTTATGGTGAGTATTTCACTAGTTTGATGACATTCTAGTAGTAGTTCTCTAATTTGGATTCATGCAGAATGATGATGGTGGAGCTGCAGATTTCCCCAATTACGATGGATTTGGAAACGAAGAGGACTCACATTGTCAAGAAAGCTTGGAAGATCTTTGCCGCTCACACCTGGTAACTACTTTGGTTTTTGTACTAGACTGAGAAAACAAAAAAAGCTGAAAATGTTCTTGTAGGATGCTCTTCTTGCAAACATAGCTAAAACTGAGAGGCAAACAGATCTAGCTGCTCGGGTTTCATCATGGAAACAGAAAATCGAACAAAATCTAGAAGAACAAGTAATAATCTCTTTCTCCTATAGTTTATGTGTTGAAGTCAGAGAGATTCTGATATGTTTATATGATCAGGAGCTACACCCTCCTTTTGACATTCGAGAATACGGTGAAAGGATTCTCAATAAGCTGACTGTTGAAGAGAGTGGACACGTCGAGGCCTTTACTGATCTAATGAAAGACCAAGAAAAGCACGATGTAGCTCGTGCTTTCTCTGCGCTTCTCCAGTTAGTAAGTTAACACATTTTTCTGTATGTTCAGCAAAAAAGCAAGAAACCATCATTTGATATTTAAATGTTTTATTCAGGTGAACAATGGAGAGGTTGATCTCGAGAAACCTGGCAACTCCGTAGGGGAGCCAGTGTGTTACACAGCGGATAATCCTTTCAGCGTTCGGTTGCTTACCAGAAAGACTGAGAAAAGAGGAATGGATTTACCACGGAAACGAGCTAAGTCCCCAATAGCCAAAGAGAAAACTCACGAGTCACCACCACCGAAGAAGGCAAACACAACGTCTTCTGTGTCAAGCCAGAGGAGGAAAGTTCCGTTGAAGATCAACAGTGTGGGGGCAAGATGCGCACCGAAGGGAAAGAAGAGGGGAAAAGGTCGATCTGATGAGGTGATAGTAGTAGGCGAGGGAAGTGAAGTTTCTTCAGTTAAAAGCACTGTGGGAAACTAAGAAAGGCTAGTGATAGTGAGTGAACAGATTAGAATGTAGTTAGGTGTGTGGGATTTCTATCAGACAGTTACGAAACTCTTGTAACTCTGTTATGTAATTTGTGATGAAGTAGTAGTAGCAGCGTATGTTGTAATAACAATGAAATTCCACTTTTGAATTACTTTTTAAGGAATTCGATTGTCATTAGGTTCGTAGAATTAGGGTTAGGCACGGATACTCGTTACTTGCCTTACACCCGTTACTTGATCTGTATTCGCCTCGTGTTTTCAAGTATTCGTTGTTTCCAAGTCAAGTATCAAATCGTTGAATTTTACTACTTGTAAATACAAGGCTAGTAACAAGTATCACAAAAAAAGTTACGACTCGCCTTGATATTACTCGTTACTTGTTTTACGACTGAAAAAATGAAAACTGAACTATAAAAACCAAAGCCCTCTACACATATATTTCTTTGTTGTAAGAAATAAACAATACTTTCTTATCGAAATATATTTATTAAGTTCCTTTTTTTTTATATTAGGTACAAATATTTTATTTAAAATAACTCTTGTGTTTTTACCAAGTCGGGTAAATAAAACAAAATTTCATAACCTTCTCTAATAGAATATTATCTATCAAGTAATTCTTAGAAACTTGAAAATATATCCAAATAATTAATAAGTACTCGTAAGTACCAAGTAATCGGACAAGACAAATAACTTGCAAGTAACATATTTTTGGACAAGTACTCGAAATAACAAATACCCGTTTCCAACAAGTCAAGTACAAGTCCAAAAACTCATTACTCGTTCAAGGCAAGCCAAGTATCAAATATACGTAAAAAAGCAAGTACCCGTCTTGCGCCCACCCCTATCGTAGATATCTCCTATATATTTAGATCTCTTTGTTCGATCCATTTCAACTCGTAACTCAAAATTGTTTCAGTTTCAACTTATTCGTCCGCTTGTCATAAATATATATACCTGATCTGAATTAGATTTAGCTCTGGTGATGTGTCGGATATCTGCGGTGCGGTTGTAATAGTAACAAAAATACATAGATATATAAGTATATTTAGAGATTTTTGTTATTATCTACGGGCAGTTTGACGCCGTTCCAAACCTTAAATATGAATTTCAAAATCTAAACAGAAATTCTTTAAGATTAGCACAATTTTTTTTATTATAAATATAGCGCACAAAGGTTGACCAAACTGTTATATTAAAAAAGGTAAATAACACATACACCTATAAGATTAATTAATATACACTTTGGGAAATGTTTTAGGTGTGTAGTTTAGGATTTTTAAAAAAAAAACAATTTCAAATAAAAATGAAAAGTTTGATTTTTCAAAAAGAAGAAAGAATTTTATTTGTATTTTTTATATTTTTTATATTTATATATCTATAAAGTAAAGATATAATCGTCTTTTACCTTTTTAACTCTTTGGGTCATTTTCTTTGTATATGTTTTTATGTCAAACTTAATTAAATATTCCAAATACTTGACCACAAAATACATACACTCCATATATTATTAACAAGAGTCTAAAATGAATTCAGTTAAAAAAAAAGCATTTTTTTAACACACTATATATATTTGATGATCTGGTTGGTTTTAAAAACGTATTTAATGTTAAAGTAGACTAGTCCGAAAACGTACCATACTGTTATATCAAAATTTAAAATATATTTTGACAAATATCTTCCACCATATTAATCACTCGGATGGAAACTCAAATTCACACCAGATAAGTAATAATAATTTAGTTTTTGGTAGGAATTCAAACTTTGAACCAACATGATACATGTTTAGCCCCAAAAAAATTACTACCACTTGTTTCAAATAAGTATTAAAAATTTATAAAATCTACCTGAAATACAAAATACTATTAACTAAACCCGATTGGAAAACTGAATCAAAAAAATCCAAACTAAAAAAAAATAAATAACATGAACTCAGAATCAGAATGGAAACCCAAACATTATGCTATCAATGACTTTTTCTGAAACTCAGAATGGATGGATACCCCGAACGTTTGATACTGAACTGAAAATATATTAAATTAGATTTCTTAGCAATAAAAAAGCTCTAAATCATGGTTATACTTGATGTTAACATCAATAATCAATACCACTAAGGAACACCCACGTGGCGGAAATCACTTTTAATCTCTTCTCCTCCCCGCTCAATATCTGATTCGTTCATCACTACCTGGCAGCTTGACGACGGCGATTGAGACGGAGCTACGGCAAAAGAAGACGGTGCGCTTCTTCGATTTCTACTCACCATCCGAGTAAAAGATAACATCCGACTCATCGGCGAAGTAAACGAGTGATTCGCTGGTAAGTCATGTGTCAAATGGTCTTCGAACTCGCTGAAAATCCTCCTAGGGGTCTCAGTCTCCGCTGGTTCTCTCCTTAAATCATCCAACGGCATCGCAGAAGATCCAGATCCAGATCCCGAGCTCGATACCGGTTCGGTAGCAGAAACCTGTTCAGGAGAAATCGCGATCATGATCGTGACTTGCTCCTCCTCCACCGTCGTTGCGTGAGGCTCAACGAGAGAACGGCAGAGAGGGCAGGTTGAATGAGAGTGAAACCACATGTCAATACATTCCACATGAAACGAGTGTTTACAACCAGGCAAAACCCGACCCGGCTCGCCGTCCTCGAACTCGGAAAGACAAACGGCGCAATCAATGGGATCCTTGTGAGTCACGTCTGAGAAAGTAAAAACAGGGAGAGATTTCACCACGGCGGGATCTAGACCGGTATGAGAAGGATCGGTGGGGGCGAAGAAAACCATTGTAGGGCGGTGGTTACTGCTGCGGATGTGATGACTCCTAGAGCGGGGGAGACACCAGTGAACGTAGAGATAGTAGATGGTGAAACACATGAAGAACAAGAAGATGAATGAAAGGAAGACTGTCACCAACGGGTCATTCTCGTTGCAGTGCATGATTCTGATGGCGAATGAGAGATTCAGAGAAAGAGAGAGTGAACCGTTGAAATGGTTTTTAGAGACTATCGTGTGAGAAAGAGAGGTTCCATGACTCATGAGAATTTTCTCCTTGACCATTTGCTCTTTCCTTTTTAAAATTTTTTCTTTCCTTTTGTTCCCTCAATATTAATTTAAGATATACTCAAATTCAAAGGAAAATGCTACAAAAATACTCTCATTTGCCAAAATTCCAAATAAAAAATCACCTTTTGTTTGACCAAATAACTGTATTCTTATCTTCACCAAAAATATACCTTTTCTTTAAAAATAAATAAATATATAGTTTCCTTTGCATGACTAAATTATAGATTTCTTAACATTTTTAAAGCCACATTATAAAGAAACTAGGACGTGGAAGTTCTCTTGTTCCACTAGTTTGACTAAAAATTTATTAACGCTCAAGAGTGGGAAAATGACATATTCCTATGTAAACTAACTGTTCCTGCCTTTTTCACACACGAATTTTTAAATCATGCCAAAAATCACATGAACAACGAAAAAATGGTTTATTTCCCTATGAACTACTTTTCCTGGTTTTTCACACACGAACTTTTAAACTATGCTAAAAAGCACATGAACAACTCTATTTTTTTTAATAACATACACAAACTATCAATTTTTAAACTAATTCCCTTAAACCCGTAAATGGTGTCATTTAAATGTTAACTAGGTTTGTGACAGGTGGAGAGCCGGTTTAATTTGGATTGATAAATACTATGTAGTTTTATCCTTTTTCTCTTTTTTTGTCAATTGTTCTTCTTTTTCGAAAATAGTTTTACTCTTTATCATCAATTGGAGATAAAATTTATTATTCCGCAGAAGAATAAAATGTTTTACATGATGCATAAAGAAAGAAAAACAACAACTAGTAGCTTACAATCTCCATGTATTGCCACAAAAAAACTATAAAATCAGCGCAGTATCCCAAACTGATGATGAAGAGTAAAAAGATTTCTGAAAAAAGAGCAATTGACAAAAAAAAAAAAGAATAGAACAACATAGTATTTTTTATCAACCCAAATTAAACCGATTTTTCACATGTCATAAACTAAGTTAACTTTTAAATTACACCATTACAGTTTTTGGGGAATTAGTTTAAAATAGATAGTTTGTGTACGTAATTCTAAAATTGAGTTGTTCATGTGCTTTTTGGCATGATTTAAAAGTTCGTGTATGAAAAAGCCAGAAAAAACTAGTTCATAGGGGAATAAGCAATTTTCAGAGTCGAGAACGTTTATGATTCTTAGAAAAGACTAATTATACAGACTATCATTACAGAACTTACGTTAATAATCGATTACGTTGTGGTTCATATGACTTTGTCCACTCACACAAAGTTACACAGATAAACTGGAAACCAAAAGAGTCATATTTCTATACAAACGAGACCCCTGTGAATGGACAAAACCAAATATATTATACTTGATATTAAGGAAGTAAAAAGTTGGAGTCAATACTTGAAAGTCGTTGCATGTTGAGCACTATGAATCTCATTCTGAGTGTGTCAAATGTACCCAACACCATGTATGTGAAGAAACTTTAACAAATTATGTATATAACTGATATTAATCAATACAAATTTATAAAACAGTTAATTATGTACATTATTACATGTTTTCATCGATAATAGATTGATCATACTATCGAATATCTGTAAAATTGATACTAATTATTCTATTTTACTCTCTCTCTCTCTCTTTTTTTGCACAAATTTTGTTTACTCTATTAATAGAAACTGCAAGAATCAAATCCGAAAAATGATTTGAAAAATGATTTGAAAATCGGAAAATCAACAAATGATATATATGTAGCTAAACAGTGCGTGATAGAGTAGTAAATTTTGTTTGTCCTATGGATTGTCCTATGGATTAATATTTTCATTTACAATTAATTGAAGATGATTATATTACATTCTGTAAAGTATAAACCGAGAAAAATAAGTTAAATGGGATCTCAAAGAGACAAAGACGTTCAATTGGTAACAAATAAACTTATGTAAAGTTTCTATCACGATTTTATGACCATTGAAATTGAATTACAGAAAGTTTCTGTACAGATGAGGAAAAAAAAGAGATAAATAAAAATACGTTATATTGAAACATCAGAAACAAAACCATTACCTCATTTGTCTATTTTGTAAATAGTTCAATCCTTAAAAAAAATTAATTGTATAAATAAATTATATTGAAACAATAGAAAAAAAATTGTTATCCCAATTGTCTATTTTGTAAATGGTTCACTCCTTTTAAAAATTTTAAACTTAATTATATTGAAACAGTAGGAAAAAAATTCATATCCCATTTATCTAGTTCTATCCTTTTTTTTTGTTCAAATCTAGTTCTATCCTTTTATCTATTAAATTTAATTATATAAATAAATTATATAAAATGTTAATACTGAATTGTTAATAAAGTTTCTGTATGTTATTTAATTTTTTTCTGTACGTTATTTAAATTTCTTATCAAAAAAAATGCTCTAATTCATTGTTATACACTTGCTGCTAAAATCAATGATAAACACCACTAAGGAACATCCACGTGGCGGAAATCACTTAATCTCTTCTCCTCCCCGCTCAATATCCGACTCGGTCATCACTGCCCGGCAGCTTGACAACGGCAATTGAGACGGTGCTCCAGCAAAAGAAGACGGGGCGCTTCTTCGATTTCTGCTCACCATCCGAGTAAAAGATAACATCCGACTCATCGGCGGCGTAAACGAGTGATTCGCTGGTAAGTCATGTGTCAAATGGTCTTCGAACTCGCTGAAACTCCTCCTAGGGGTCTAAAACGCCGCTGGTTCTCTCCTTAAATCATCCAACGGAATTGCAGAAGATCCAAAACCCGAGCTCGATACCGTTACCTGTTCAGTAGCAGAAACCTGTTCAGGAGAAATCGTGATGACCGTGACTTGCTCCTCCACCGTCGTTGCGGGAGGCTCAACAAGAGAACGGCAGAGAGGACAAGTTGAATGAGAATGAAACCACATATCAATACATTCAACATGAAATGCGTGTTTACAACCGGGCAAAACCCGACCCGACTCCCCGTCCTCGAACTCAGAAAGACAAACGGCGCATTCAGTCGGATCCTTGTGAGTTGAGCCGGAGAAAGTGAAAACAGGGAGAGTTTTCACAACGGCGGGATCTAGACCGGTATGAGCAGAGCCGTGCTTAGAGGCTTTTTGAAAAAGGGCCCCCAAGTTTTGTAGAAATTTCATGGCCCCTAATTACAAAAAAAAAAATTCTTTTACATGGTAGTTAACATATGCTCTTAGTCAGATTTTTACTTTTATTTGATTTTGAATTGGACTTCTGTTTAAAATAACTATGTTTGTGATTATTTTTTGCTATATTTTAAATAAAAC
This sequence is a window from Brassica oleracea var. oleracea cultivar TO1000 chromosome C1, BOL, whole genome shotgun sequence. Protein-coding genes within it:
- the LOC106296888 gene encoding condensin-2 complex subunit H2-like, producing the protein MTSHGGVERIHRVQPERDLVANWEVDLSEKLEEYLLKICSGEITGTEEDSPVNFAEAALLLQGSVQVYSKKVEYLYNLVLRTLEFLSNHREQEESKGTPHEAEASSSRQADEEENDLFWNVDDIPVDAKNSLDNSVGGDSYPSKFVKPPANLVVLEGDCLDTSGDGGELESYLLATTHLYRDFILLDPCDAVAVNEFLGGSYANASKGKTSSHRGSSGRKSFHSPLGRSGGSARRSSLGKSQSTKGPDAQNCDQGSHPLPPVFGDDDHGFDMDNDDHGGNMDLCDTDADDEDDPWKPLNPYEQGKLKVKPFKKVKSLRKFGGSLTKDYVTSMFPLAKPNGPISTELTGVWEKRRPASKDHRQPQDIPSYEKLRALLVNGGNLPTDANGNHKDNHDEANDGDFHDYGDDHEPAFMDEDGPVMNDDGGAADFPNYDGFGNEEDSHCQESLEDLCRSHLDALLANIAKTERQTDLAARVSSWKQKIEQNLEEQELHPPFDIREYGERILNKLTVEESGHVEAFTDLMKDQEKHDVARAFSALLQLVNNGEVDLEKPGNSVGEPVCYTADNPFSVRLLTRKTEKRGMDLPRKRAKSPIAKEKTHESPPPKKANTTSSVSSQRRKVPLKINSVGARCAPKGKKRGKGRSDEVIVVGEGSEVSSVKSTVGN
- the LOC106296974 gene encoding RING-H2 finger protein ATL2-like — its product is MHCNENDPLVTVFLSFIFLFFMCFTIYYLYVHWCLPRSRSHHIRSSNHRPTMVFFAPTDPSHTGLDPAVVKSLPVFTFSDVTHKDPIDCAVCLSEFEDGEPGRVLPGCKHSFHVECIDMWFHSHSTCPLCRSLVEPHATTVEEEQVTIMIAISPEQVSATEPVSSSGSGSGSSAMPLDDLRREPAETETPRRIFSEFEDHLTHDLPANHSFTSPMSRMLSFTRMVSRNRRSAPSSFAVAPSQSPSSSCQVVMNESDIERGGEEIKSDFRHVGVP